TCGCCAACTTTAATTTCCCAATCATCAACAAAAATTTTTGCAATATTTTTTAAATCTTTTTTCATTCTTTTTGCGAGTTCCCAAACGAAATCGTGATCTTTAGAAGTGTGAGAAATAAAAATATTAACTTGAGACATTTTTTACTCCTCCCTTGTAAACTGGATAGTTAGTCCAAAAGCATTTTGATAAATGTTATCAAGTACTTCAAAAATAGAATTTTCATTTTTATCTTTATAAATAATAGGATAGATATTTATTCCATTCATTTTTAAGTTTGTAACTATGTGGGTTATTTTTTCCTCTTTATCTCCTTCATTTTGTTCCAAAATTCTTTCAATCCAAAAAAACAAATTATCTCTATTATAAAACTTCCTTCGAACATCTTTTTCCCTTAATCCATATCCTAAAAATATTATTATTCTAAATTTATCCAAAAATTTTCCCCAAAATTTCCCAAATTTTAAAGAATTTGCATATCTTTTTCCATACTCTTGTTCAGATAGAATCCAAGATTCAGGTTCATCTATTCTTCCATGTA
This Candidatus Desulfofervidus auxilii DNA region includes the following protein-coding sequences:
- a CDS encoding SIR2 family protein, producing the protein HGRIDEPESWILSEQEYGKRYANSLKFGKFWGKFLDKFRIIIFLGYGLREKDVRRKFYNRDNLFFWIERILEQNEGDKEEKITHIVTNLKMNGINIYPIIYKDKNENSIFEVLDNIYQNAFGLTIQFTREE